Proteins found in one Aquibium microcysteis genomic segment:
- a CDS encoding carboxymuconolactone decarboxylase family protein → MTTTPDALGLELRRKMFGSAGAEQQVESASDFTAPMQDIVTRICFGEIWQRPGLATRERSMVTLAMLAALGKEPELKVHVRGAIANGVTKEEIREILIHSFLYCGIPAMVGSLRAAETVLAEIGA, encoded by the coding sequence ATGACCACCACACCCGACGCACTCGGCCTCGAGCTGCGCCGCAAGATGTTCGGCTCAGCCGGCGCCGAGCAGCAGGTCGAGAGCGCCAGCGACTTCACGGCACCGATGCAGGACATCGTCACCCGCATCTGCTTCGGCGAGATCTGGCAGCGCCCCGGCCTCGCCACGCGCGAGCGCTCGATGGTGACGCTCGCCATGCTGGCCGCCCTCGGCAAGGAGCCGGAGCTCAAGGTCCACGTCCGCGGCGCCATCGCCAACGGCGTCACCAAGGAGGAGATCCGCGAGATCCTGATCCATTCCTTCCTCTATTGCGGCATCCCCGCCATGGTCGGCAGCCTGCGCGCCGCCGAGACCGTGCTGGCCGAGATCGGAGCCTGA
- a CDS encoding NAD(P)-dependent oxidoreductase, giving the protein MERIGFVGIGNMGRPMSANLAKAGFPLTLYDASPQAARAHAATIDAAAAATTAELGAACDIVVTMLPTGRIVREVLLDGGLAAALKPGSLLIDMSSSDPIGSRDLGPALAEHGVGFVDAPVSGAVPRAIAGTLTIMLGSDDPALSERARPVLMAMGNRVFETGSLGTGHAMKALNNFVAAAGFAAVAEALVVAGRFGLDPKVAVEIMNVSTGRNFSTENVFAQHVLSGDFATGFALGLLAKDVGIAADLADAMGKPLPIVEETNRWWQAALDRLGGTVDHSAAFKAWQGED; this is encoded by the coding sequence ATGGAGCGCATCGGTTTCGTCGGCATCGGCAACATGGGCCGGCCGATGTCGGCCAATCTGGCGAAGGCGGGCTTCCCGCTGACGCTCTACGACGCCAGCCCGCAGGCTGCCCGCGCCCATGCGGCCACCATCGATGCCGCCGCGGCGGCCACGACCGCCGAGCTCGGCGCGGCCTGCGACATCGTCGTCACCATGCTGCCCACCGGCCGCATCGTGCGCGAGGTCCTGCTCGACGGCGGTCTCGCCGCCGCCCTGAAACCCGGGTCGCTGCTGATCGACATGAGCTCCTCCGACCCGATCGGCAGCCGCGACCTTGGCCCCGCGCTCGCCGAACACGGCGTCGGCTTCGTCGACGCCCCGGTCTCGGGCGCCGTGCCGCGGGCGATCGCCGGCACGCTCACCATCATGCTGGGCAGCGACGACCCGGCGCTGTCGGAGCGCGCCCGCCCGGTCCTGATGGCCATGGGCAACCGCGTCTTCGAGACCGGCTCGCTCGGCACCGGCCACGCCATGAAGGCGCTGAACAATTTCGTCGCCGCCGCCGGCTTCGCCGCCGTCGCCGAGGCCCTCGTCGTCGCCGGCCGCTTCGGACTCGATCCGAAAGTAGCGGTCGAGATCATGAACGTCTCGACCGGCCGCAACTTCTCCACCGAGAACGTCTTCGCCCAGCACGTGCTCTCGGGCGACTTCGCCACCGGCTTCGCGCTCGGCCTGCTCGCCAAGGACGTCGGCATCGCCGCCGATCTCGCCGACGCCATGGGCAAGCCGCTGCCGATCGTGGAGGAGACCAACCGCTGGTGGCAGGCCGCCCTCGACCGCCTCGGCGGCACCGTCGACCACTCCGCCGCCTTCAAGGCGTGGCAGGGGGAGGATTGA
- a CDS encoding ArsC family reductase, with protein sequence MPVTIYGIRNCDTMKKARAWLDANGIAYAFHDYKTAGLDEARLQSWIDALGWEPLLNRAGTTFRTLPDADKADLDADKARRLMLAQPSMVRRPVLDVDGRLTVGFKPEVYAGVFGGRASGC encoded by the coding sequence ATGCCCGTCACGATCTACGGCATCAGGAACTGCGACACCATGAAGAAGGCCCGCGCCTGGCTCGACGCGAACGGCATTGCTTACGCCTTTCACGACTACAAGACCGCCGGCCTCGACGAAGCCCGCCTCCAGTCCTGGATCGACGCCCTCGGCTGGGAACCGCTGCTGAACCGCGCCGGCACCACCTTCCGCACCCTCCCCGACGCCGACAAGGCCGACCTCGACGCGGACAAGGCCAGACGCCTGATGCTGGCGCAGCCGTCGATGGTCAGGCGCCCGGTACTCGACGTGGACGGGCGGCTGACGGTGGGGTTCAAGCCGGAGGTGTATGCGGGGGTTTTCGGGGGGAGGGCATCTGGCTGTTGA
- a CDS encoding GSU2403 family nucleotidyltransferase fold protein gives MVPLSSIATSAYTDLVRLLNDDAVSGIQGKPTLKQRGEKAYWYAARRVGSEMRFIYIGEDGDETRARIDRIEALRATAKERQAERSRLVRLLRAEGMTPTDRATGSILSALAEAGTFRLGGTLVGTNAFRLYEGELGIRLPLGGMANTGDIDIAQFEKLSIALGDRVDPALAETFSALKFDPVPALDPTRTWRWAQGGSGQLVEFLTPAFGAETIRDLPALGVSAQALNYLNFLIAEPIRAAAIYRSGILVQVPRPERYAIHKLIVADRRRDGAGSLKAAKDREQAAFLIEAMAQDRPDDLRLAYEAAMAVGPRWREHIANSLKRMAGTGVRLEEL, from the coding sequence ATGGTTCCGCTCAGCAGCATCGCGACGAGCGCCTACACGGATCTGGTGCGGCTGCTGAACGACGACGCGGTGTCCGGGATCCAGGGCAAGCCGACGCTGAAGCAGCGCGGCGAAAAGGCCTACTGGTACGCCGCGCGGCGCGTCGGATCGGAGATGCGCTTCATCTACATCGGCGAGGATGGCGACGAGACGCGCGCGCGGATCGACCGCATCGAGGCCCTGCGCGCGACCGCGAAGGAGCGGCAGGCCGAGCGGTCGCGGCTGGTCCGGCTGTTGCGGGCCGAGGGCATGACGCCGACCGACCGGGCGACCGGCTCCATCCTGTCGGCCTTGGCGGAAGCGGGAACGTTCCGGCTGGGCGGGACGCTCGTCGGGACCAATGCGTTCCGCCTCTACGAAGGCGAACTCGGCATCCGCCTGCCGCTGGGCGGAATGGCCAACACCGGCGACATCGACATCGCCCAGTTCGAGAAACTCAGCATCGCCCTGGGGGACCGGGTCGACCCAGCTCTGGCCGAAACGTTCTCGGCACTGAAGTTCGATCCCGTCCCCGCACTCGACCCGACCCGCACCTGGCGCTGGGCGCAGGGCGGGAGCGGTCAGCTGGTGGAATTCCTCACGCCCGCCTTCGGCGCGGAAACCATCCGCGACCTGCCGGCGCTCGGGGTCAGTGCGCAGGCGCTGAACTATCTCAATTTCCTGATCGCCGAGCCGATCCGCGCCGCGGCCATCTACCGGTCCGGCATTCTGGTGCAGGTGCCGCGCCCGGAACGCTATGCGATCCACAAGCTGATCGTCGCCGACCGGCGGCGCGACGGCGCGGGCAGCCTGAAAGCCGCCAAGGACCGCGAGCAGGCGGCGTTCCTGATCGAAGCGATGGCGCAAGACCGGCCCGACGACCTGCGCCTGGCCTATGAAGCCGCGATGGCGGTCGGCCCGCGCTGGCGCGAGCATATCGCGAACTCGCTGAAGCGGATGGCGGGGACGGGGGTCAGGCTCGAGGAACTGTAG
- a CDS encoding aminopeptidase: MTSHPRAVSASIDPVRLDRLAEVAVKVGLQLQPGQDLVMTAPVAALPLVRRIVAHAYEAGAGIVTPFLSDEEVTLARFRHGREESFDRAAGWLYEGMGKAFASNAARLAISGDNPMLLAEQDPAKVSRANKANSMAYQPALEKIAGFDINWNIVSYPNPSWAKVMFPGDEEDVAVAKLAEAIFSASRVNGDDPVAAWAAHNAALRTRTVWLNGKAFAALRFTGPGTDLTVGLADGHEWHGGASTAKNGITCNPNIPTEEVFTTPHALRVDGHVSSTKPLSYQGTLIDQISVRFEAGRIVEAKASKGLNVLEKVLDTDEGARRLGEVALVPHSSPISQSGLLFYNTLFDENAASHIALGQCYSKCFRDGAAMTPDQIAAAGGNKSFIHIDWMIGSGAIDVDGVHADGTVEPVMRKGEWV, from the coding sequence ATGACATCGCATCCGCGCGCCGTTTCCGCCTCGATCGACCCGGTCCGGCTCGACCGGCTGGCCGAGGTGGCCGTCAAGGTGGGGCTGCAGCTGCAGCCGGGGCAGGACCTGGTGATGACGGCGCCGGTGGCCGCGCTGCCGCTGGTGCGCCGCATCGTCGCGCATGCCTACGAGGCCGGCGCGGGCATCGTCACGCCGTTCCTGTCGGACGAGGAGGTGACGCTCGCCCGCTTCCGCCACGGCCGCGAAGAGAGCTTCGACCGCGCCGCCGGCTGGCTCTACGAGGGCATGGGCAAGGCGTTCGCCAGCAACGCTGCGCGGCTGGCGATCTCGGGCGACAACCCGATGCTGCTCGCCGAACAGGATCCGGCGAAGGTGTCGCGCGCCAACAAGGCCAATTCGATGGCCTACCAGCCGGCGCTGGAGAAGATCGCCGGCTTCGACATCAACTGGAACATCGTCTCCTATCCCAACCCGTCCTGGGCGAAGGTGATGTTTCCGGGCGACGAGGAGGACGTGGCGGTGGCCAAGCTCGCCGAGGCGATCTTCTCCGCCTCGCGCGTGAACGGCGACGACCCGGTGGCGGCCTGGGCCGCGCACAACGCGGCGCTGCGCACGCGCACCGTGTGGCTGAACGGCAAGGCCTTCGCCGCGCTGCGCTTCACCGGACCGGGCACCGACCTGACGGTGGGGCTGGCCGACGGCCACGAATGGCATGGCGGCGCCTCGACGGCGAAGAACGGCATCACCTGCAACCCCAACATCCCGACCGAGGAGGTGTTCACGACGCCGCACGCCCTGCGCGTCGACGGCCACGTGTCGAGCACCAAGCCGCTCTCCTACCAGGGCACGCTGATCGACCAGATTTCCGTGCGCTTCGAGGCCGGGCGGATCGTCGAGGCGAAGGCCTCGAAGGGGCTGAACGTGCTGGAGAAGGTGCTCGACACCGACGAGGGCGCGCGGCGGCTCGGCGAAGTGGCGCTGGTGCCGCATTCCTCGCCGATCTCGCAGAGCGGGCTTCTGTTCTACAACACCCTGTTCGACGAGAACGCAGCCAGCCACATCGCGCTCGGCCAGTGCTACTCGAAATGCTTCCGCGACGGCGCGGCGATGACGCCGGACCAGATCGCGGCCGCCGGCGGCAACAAGAGTTTTATTCATATCGACTGGATGATCGGCTCCGGCGCGATCGACGTCGACGGCGTGCATGCGGACGGGACGGTGGAACCGGTGATGCGCAAGGGCGAGTGGGTGTAG
- a CDS encoding LysR substrate-binding domain-containing protein, protein MNRNLNTVHLNGLRAVEAAARTGSLQAAAEELGVSASAVSQQVNRTERQVGRALFARTARGLVPTEAGAAFAARLSAGFRELDAAVGTLRHTAEDTLVVSVAPSFATRWLVPRLRQHFARYPTVLVRVDATERLVDLAGSDVDVAIRMGDGRWPGVAAELILPQQVFVVAAAAKAGRIRSVADLARETSIDDDSSRMVTWERFFEAAGIAPVRPLQGARLNDPLLCIDTVIAGQGITLAWQLICADALSDGRLAAPLPIRADLGFGFWICTAAGARPPRKVRDFIAWVREEMAQTATLHARLPGG, encoded by the coding sequence TTGAACCGGAACCTGAATACGGTACACCTGAACGGCCTGCGGGCGGTGGAAGCGGCAGCCCGGACCGGCTCCCTGCAGGCCGCAGCCGAGGAACTCGGCGTCTCGGCCAGCGCGGTGAGCCAGCAGGTGAACCGGACCGAGCGGCAGGTCGGGCGGGCGCTGTTTGCGCGGACGGCGCGGGGGCTCGTGCCGACGGAGGCCGGGGCGGCCTTCGCCGCGCGGCTCTCGGCCGGCTTTCGCGAACTCGACGCGGCGGTGGGGACGCTGCGCCACACGGCGGAAGACACGCTGGTCGTGTCGGTGGCGCCTTCCTTCGCGACCCGATGGCTGGTGCCGCGGCTGCGCCAGCATTTCGCCCGTTATCCGACCGTGCTGGTGCGGGTGGATGCGACGGAACGGCTCGTCGACCTCGCCGGCTCCGACGTCGACGTGGCGATCCGCATGGGCGACGGGCGCTGGCCGGGCGTCGCGGCCGAGCTCATCCTGCCGCAGCAGGTGTTCGTGGTGGCGGCCGCGGCCAAGGCCGGCCGGATCCGGAGCGTCGCCGATCTCGCCCGGGAGACCTCGATCGACGATGATTCCTCGCGCATGGTGACCTGGGAGCGCTTCTTCGAGGCGGCGGGCATCGCACCCGTGCGGCCGCTGCAGGGGGCGCGGCTCAACGATCCGCTGCTGTGCATCGACACGGTGATCGCCGGCCAGGGCATCACGCTCGCCTGGCAGCTGATCTGCGCCGACGCGCTCTCCGACGGGCGGCTGGCCGCGCCGCTGCCGATCCGCGCCGATCTGGGCTTCGGCTTCTGGATCTGCACGGCCGCCGGCGCGCGGCCGCCGCGCAAGGTGCGCGACTTCATCGCCTGGGTGCGGGAGGAGATGGCGCAGACGGCGACGCTGCATGCGCGGCTGCCAGGCGGCTGA
- a CDS encoding BCCT family transporter: MSDLSATDSLPDEHGLEAGQDNVQLLGLDIHNPVFPISACTIILFVVVALLFGEQAAAVLGGLRDWLTSTFDWLFMLSANLFVLFCLALVVSPLGKVRLGGPDARADYSYAGWFAMLFAAGMGIGLMFFGVLEPMYHFNNPPLGIAPPVVDGVIQADRVAAAREAGMAATIYHWGLHPWAIYAAVALSLALATYNKGLPLSMRSAFYPIFGERIRGWTGHVIDTMAVFATLFGLATSLGFGASQALAGLNDLYGIPNTDFAKVILIAGITGIALVSAVAGLDAGVKRLSELNMMLAVLLLAFVIVLGPTLAILSGFFTNTWDYVTALPELSNWIGREDDAFLHGWTTFYWAWWISWSPFVGMFIARVSRGRTVREFITCVLLIPTLVSILWMTTFGGTALDQYLVAGYAGVQQTVIDYVPELSLYRMLEPLPLAGLTSLIGIVLVIVFFVTSSDSGSLVIDTITAGGKVDAPVAQRVFWACFEGLVAIVLLLGGGLAALQASAIATGFPFALLLLLMMYATFVGLRSEPRGAAGTA, from the coding sequence ATGTCCGACCTTTCCGCCACCGATTCCCTTCCCGACGAGCACGGCCTCGAAGCCGGCCAGGACAACGTCCAGCTTCTCGGCCTCGACATCCACAATCCGGTGTTCCCCATCTCGGCCTGCACCATCATCCTCTTCGTCGTCGTCGCGCTCCTCTTCGGCGAGCAGGCGGCTGCGGTGCTCGGCGGGCTGCGCGACTGGCTCACCTCGACCTTCGACTGGCTCTTCATGCTGTCGGCCAATCTGTTCGTGCTCTTCTGCCTCGCGCTGGTGGTCTCGCCGCTGGGCAAGGTCCGCCTCGGCGGCCCCGATGCACGGGCGGACTATTCCTATGCCGGCTGGTTCGCCATGCTGTTCGCCGCCGGCATGGGCATCGGGCTCATGTTCTTCGGCGTGCTCGAACCGATGTACCACTTCAACAATCCGCCGCTCGGCATCGCGCCGCCCGTGGTAGACGGGGTGATCCAGGCCGACCGCGTCGCCGCCGCGCGCGAGGCCGGCATGGCCGCCACCATCTATCACTGGGGACTGCACCCCTGGGCCATCTATGCGGCGGTCGCGCTGTCGCTGGCGCTGGCGACCTACAACAAGGGCCTGCCGCTCTCCATGCGCTCGGCCTTCTATCCGATCTTCGGCGAGCGCATCCGCGGATGGACCGGCCATGTCATCGACACCATGGCGGTCTTCGCCACGCTGTTCGGTCTCGCCACCTCGCTCGGCTTTGGCGCCTCCCAGGCACTCGCCGGCCTCAACGACCTCTACGGCATCCCGAACACCGACTTCGCCAAGGTGATCCTCATCGCCGGCATCACCGGAATCGCGCTGGTTTCGGCGGTGGCCGGGCTCGACGCGGGCGTGAAGCGTCTGTCGGAGCTCAACATGATGCTCGCCGTGCTGCTGCTGGCCTTCGTCATCGTGCTCGGCCCGACGCTGGCCATCCTCTCCGGCTTCTTCACCAACACCTGGGACTACGTCACCGCGCTGCCCGAACTGTCGAACTGGATCGGCCGGGAGGACGACGCCTTCCTGCACGGCTGGACCACCTTCTACTGGGCCTGGTGGATTTCCTGGTCGCCCTTCGTGGGCATGTTCATCGCCCGCGTCTCGCGCGGCCGCACGGTCCGCGAGTTCATCACCTGCGTGCTGCTCATTCCCACGCTCGTCTCCATCCTGTGGATGACCACCTTCGGCGGCACGGCGCTCGACCAGTATCTCGTCGCCGGCTATGCGGGCGTGCAGCAAACGGTGATCGACTACGTGCCGGAACTGTCGCTCTACCGCATGCTCGAGCCGCTGCCGCTGGCCGGCCTCACCTCGCTCATCGGCATCGTCCTCGTCATCGTCTTCTTCGTCACCTCGTCGGATTCCGGCTCGCTGGTCATCGACACCATCACCGCGGGCGGGAAGGTCGATGCACCGGTGGCGCAGCGCGTCTTCTGGGCCTGCTTCGAGGGTCTGGTGGCGATCGTCCTGCTGCTCGGCGGCGGGCTGGCGGCCCTGCAGGCCAGCGCCATCGCGACCGGCTTCCCCTTCGCGCTCCTGCTGCTCCTGATGATGTACGCCACTTTCGTCGGTCTGCGCAGCGAGCCCCGCGGAGCGGCCGGAACCGCCTGA
- a CDS encoding YbfB/YjiJ family MFS transporter produces the protein MTPETAAPQRYAIAGLIAMAAAMGIGRFVYTPILPGMMEGLSMSVSDAGLIASANYLGYLVGALLAAGGWAHGMDRRLMLAGLCVNCLLLAVMGLSDTLPAFLVLRFLAGVASAFVMVFMSSIVFSRLAAAGRSDLQALHFGGVGGGIALSALLTASLHLADAGWRAAWLGAAVVSLVAFSVVYLMATGGPVQAGGAAAAVREPALPRSPALTRLILAYGFFGAGYIVTATFLVAIVRQGGQAPLFESTVWLVTGLAAAPSVWLWGKVVRRVGLTATFAVGCLVEAVGVLASVAIPGPSGPVIGGILLGGTFVAITAYGLQAGRRLAQAAPRRALAVMTAAFGTGQILGPILAGYGADWSGSFAAPSVGAAIVLVAAAVIAWAGERRAG, from the coding sequence ATGACGCCCGAGACCGCCGCGCCGCAACGCTACGCCATCGCCGGACTGATCGCCATGGCGGCGGCCATGGGCATCGGCCGCTTCGTCTACACGCCCATCCTGCCCGGCATGATGGAGGGGCTCTCCATGAGCGTCTCCGATGCCGGGCTGATCGCGTCGGCCAACTATCTCGGCTATCTCGTCGGCGCGCTTCTGGCGGCCGGCGGCTGGGCCCACGGGATGGACCGCCGGCTCATGCTGGCGGGCCTCTGCGTGAACTGCCTCCTTCTCGCCGTCATGGGTCTGTCGGACACCCTGCCGGCCTTCCTCGTGCTGCGCTTCCTCGCGGGCGTCGCCAGCGCCTTCGTCATGGTCTTCATGAGCTCGATCGTGTTCTCGCGGCTGGCCGCCGCCGGCCGCTCCGACCTCCAGGCGCTGCATTTCGGCGGCGTCGGCGGCGGCATCGCGCTGTCGGCCCTGCTCACGGCCAGCCTTCATCTGGCCGATGCCGGGTGGCGCGCGGCCTGGCTCGGTGCCGCGGTCGTCTCGCTCGTCGCCTTCTCGGTCGTCTATCTGATGGCCACGGGCGGTCCGGTGCAGGCCGGCGGCGCCGCGGCGGCCGTGCGCGAGCCGGCCCTGCCCAGGAGCCCGGCGCTGACCAGGCTCATCCTCGCCTACGGCTTCTTCGGCGCCGGCTACATCGTCACCGCAACCTTCCTCGTGGCGATCGTGCGCCAGGGCGGCCAGGCGCCGCTGTTCGAATCGACCGTCTGGCTGGTCACGGGGCTCGCCGCCGCGCCGTCGGTCTGGCTCTGGGGCAAGGTCGTGCGGCGCGTCGGCCTCACCGCCACCTTCGCGGTGGGGTGCCTGGTCGAAGCCGTCGGCGTGCTGGCCAGCGTCGCGATCCCCGGTCCGTCCGGGCCGGTCATCGGCGGAATCCTGCTCGGCGGGACCTTCGTGGCCATCACCGCCTACGGGCTCCAGGCCGGCCGCCGGCTCGCCCAGGCCGCGCCGCGCCGGGCGCTCGCCGTCATGACGGCCGCCTTCGGCACCGGCCAGATCCTCGGTCCGATCCTGGCGGGCTACGGCGCCGACTGGAGCGGCAGCTTCGCGGCGCCTTCCGTCGGCGCGGCGATCGTGCTCGTCGCCGCTGCCGTCATCGCCTGGGCGGGCGAGCGCCGGGCCGGCTGA
- the sbmA gene encoding peptide antibiotic transporter SbmA, translating into MFVSFFPKPKLFFLFALGWSVVLVLVWFAGGERLGELLGVAQPAPDAPPIISPARFLQPHFLWFYGYFAAGILVFYAVWRIVAPHPWERWSILGSGLIVIVTHFNVQISVALNEWRGVFYDMVQRALGTPGSVSSADLYLGVAQFLTLALVGITVAVLNVFFIRHYIFRWRTAMNDFFVSHWGRLRSIEGASQRVQEDTMRFSSTMQGLGVSLIDAIMTLIAFLPILYGLSANVTHLPFIGEIPAPLMTAAIAWALFGTLLLAVVGIRLPGLEFRNQRVEAAFRKELVYGEDDPNRAQPITLSELFANVRKNYFTLYAHYVYFDVARYLYLQADAVFATFIMVPTIAVGTITLGVFQQTVSAFTQVTNSFQYLVSSWPTIVELLSVYKRLRAFEAVLEGGELPDIDRRYLEREQAGVAPQDQPAA; encoded by the coding sequence GTGTTCGTTTCCTTCTTTCCGAAGCCGAAGCTGTTCTTTCTGTTCGCTCTGGGCTGGAGCGTGGTCCTCGTCCTGGTGTGGTTTGCAGGCGGCGAGCGGCTCGGCGAACTCCTCGGCGTCGCCCAGCCCGCGCCGGATGCGCCGCCGATCATCAGTCCCGCCCGTTTCCTCCAGCCGCATTTCCTCTGGTTCTACGGCTATTTCGCTGCTGGCATCCTCGTCTTCTACGCCGTCTGGCGCATCGTCGCGCCGCATCCATGGGAGCGCTGGTCGATCCTCGGCTCCGGCCTGATCGTCATCGTCACCCATTTCAACGTCCAGATCAGCGTTGCCCTGAACGAATGGCGCGGCGTCTTCTACGACATGGTGCAGCGCGCGCTGGGCACGCCAGGCTCGGTCTCGAGCGCCGATCTCTATCTCGGCGTCGCCCAGTTCCTGACGCTGGCGCTGGTCGGCATCACGGTCGCGGTGCTCAACGTCTTCTTCATCCGCCACTACATCTTCCGCTGGCGCACGGCCATGAACGACTTCTTCGTCTCGCACTGGGGGCGGCTGCGCAGCATCGAGGGCGCCTCGCAGCGCGTGCAGGAAGACACCATGCGGTTCTCCTCCACCATGCAGGGGCTCGGCGTCAGCCTGATCGACGCGATCATGACGCTGATCGCCTTCCTGCCCATCCTCTACGGCCTGTCGGCGAACGTCACCCATCTGCCCTTCATCGGCGAAATCCCGGCGCCCCTGATGACGGCGGCCATCGCCTGGGCGCTGTTCGGAACGCTGCTGCTCGCCGTCGTCGGCATCAGGCTGCCGGGCCTCGAGTTCAGGAACCAGCGCGTCGAGGCCGCCTTCCGCAAGGAACTGGTCTATGGCGAGGACGACCCGAACCGGGCCCAGCCGATCACCCTGTCGGAGCTGTTCGCCAACGTCCGCAAGAACTACTTCACCCTCTATGCGCACTACGTCTATTTCGACGTCGCCCGCTATCTCTATCTCCAGGCGGATGCCGTCTTCGCCACTTTCATCATGGTCCCGACCATCGCCGTCGGCACGATCACGCTGGGCGTCTTCCAGCAGACCGTCTCGGCCTTCACGCAGGTCACCAATTCGTTTCAGTACCTGGTGAGTTCCTGGCCGACGATCGTCGAGCTCCTCTCGGTCTACAAGCGCCTGCGCGCCTTCGAGGCCGTGCTGGAGGGCGGGGAACTGCCCGATATCGACCGCCGCTACCTCGAGCGCGAACAGGCGGGGGTCGCGCCGCAGGACCAGCCGGCGGCGTGA
- a CDS encoding polysaccharide deacetylase has translation MLLTRRLLLSVPLLASTASAPAADMAEPRQVVVISFDGAQHVAQWKRSRALAERTGARFTYFLSCVYLLSPEHRALYQGPAHRPGRSNVGFGGSTEEVAERLGEIWAARQEGHEIASHGCGHFDGKDWSVADWTTEFAAFTRIVRDAYAINGIEGEPEGWRALVEDDIRGFRAPYLSTSEALFQALGEAGMDYDASGVSKGPATAPMQDGLRRFALPMVPEGPAARPVIAMDYNLFARHSNAEETEDRDGRFAERAYKAFKAAFDEQHDGRRIPLQIGYHFTLMNGGAYWRALERFAEEVCVMPDVDCISYEDLNRRLGEGADG, from the coding sequence ATGCTCCTGACCCGACGTCTCCTCCTGTCCGTTCCGCTGCTCGCCTCGACGGCGTCCGCCCCCGCGGCCGACATGGCCGAGCCGCGTCAGGTGGTGGTCATCTCCTTCGACGGGGCGCAGCACGTGGCGCAGTGGAAGCGAAGCCGGGCGCTGGCCGAGCGGACCGGGGCGCGCTTCACCTATTTCCTGTCCTGCGTCTACCTGCTGTCGCCCGAGCACCGCGCGCTCTACCAGGGGCCGGCGCACCGGCCGGGACGTTCGAACGTCGGCTTCGGCGGCTCGACGGAGGAAGTGGCCGAGCGGCTCGGCGAGATCTGGGCCGCGCGCCAGGAGGGCCACGAGATCGCCAGCCACGGCTGCGGCCATTTCGACGGCAAGGACTGGTCCGTGGCCGACTGGACGACGGAGTTCGCCGCCTTCACCCGCATCGTGCGCGACGCCTACGCGATCAACGGCATCGAGGGCGAGCCGGAGGGCTGGCGGGCCTTGGTCGAAGACGACATCCGCGGCTTTCGCGCGCCCTATCTGTCGACCAGCGAGGCCCTGTTCCAGGCGCTGGGCGAGGCGGGCATGGACTACGACGCGAGCGGCGTCTCGAAGGGTCCGGCGACGGCCCCGATGCAGGACGGCCTGCGCCGCTTCGCCCTGCCGATGGTGCCGGAGGGACCCGCCGCGCGGCCGGTGATCGCCATGGACTACAACCTGTTCGCCCGCCATTCGAACGCCGAGGAGACCGAGGACCGCGACGGCCGGTTCGCGGAGCGGGCCTACAAGGCCTTCAAGGCGGCCTTCGACGAGCAGCACGACGGCCGGCGCATCCCGCTGCAGATCGGCTACCACTTCACGCTGATGAACGGCGGCGCCTACTGGCGCGCGCTGGAGCGCTTCGCCGAGGAGGTCTGCGTGATGCCCGACGTCGACTGCATCAGCTACGAGGACCTGAACCGCCGCCTCGGCGAGGGCGCCGACGGCTGA
- a CDS encoding NnrU family protein gives MVVLVLGLILFLGIHSVRIVAPGWRDARAASMGNGWRGLYSVVSAVGLVLIVWGYALAWPESPVLYEPPVWTKHLAALLMLFALIALAVSQLPGGRLKKMLKHPMLLSVKIWAFAHLLANGELASILLFGGFLAWAVVDRISLKRRGDMGPAVAGPVVWDVAAVALGVVLYVLLVSGLHLWLFGADPLARG, from the coding sequence ATGGTCGTACTCGTTCTTGGACTGATCCTCTTTCTCGGCATCCACTCCGTCCGCATCGTCGCCCCCGGCTGGCGCGACGCCAGGGCGGCTTCGATGGGCAATGGCTGGCGGGGGCTCTATTCGGTCGTCTCGGCCGTCGGCCTCGTCCTCATCGTCTGGGGCTATGCGCTGGCCTGGCCGGAAAGCCCCGTCCTCTACGAGCCGCCGGTCTGGACGAAGCACCTCGCCGCCCTGCTGATGCTGTTTGCCCTGATCGCGCTCGCCGTCAGCCAGCTGCCCGGCGGCCGGCTGAAGAAGATGCTGAAGCATCCCATGCTGCTGTCGGTGAAGATCTGGGCCTTCGCCCATCTGCTCGCCAATGGCGAGCTCGCCTCGATCCTGCTGTTCGGCGGCTTCCTCGCCTGGGCGGTCGTCGACCGCATCTCGCTCAAGCGCCGCGGCGACATGGGCCCGGCCGTCGCCGGACCGGTGGTCTGGGACGTCGCGGCGGTCGCTCTCGGCGTCGTCCTCTACGTGCTCCTGGTCTCCGGTCTGCATCTGTGGCTCTTCGGCGCCGATCCGCTGGCGCGCGGCTGA